The following DNA comes from Acidobacteriota bacterium.
CCACAGTATCCGGGTTACTTCAGCCTGTACCTGACTCTGACTGACAGCACTGGCAACACTCTCAACAAGGCCTACCCGATTACCGTCGATAGCGCGATAGGCGACTCACCCGCCATCAGCCTGAGTCCCAAGCCGATTCAGATCGTGTATACCCTCGGCTCGCCTTCGCCCGTCGTCATACCTGTAAACGTGAACACGACCAGCGGTGCTTATGCGTTTACGCTGGCCGAGTCCGGTCTGCCGGGCGCGACATTATCCGCGAATGCGGGCACAACTCCGGCGCCGGTCAATTTGTCGATAGATACCACGGGCCTGGGCGCGGGAAGTTACTCGGGGTTGATTGGCGTAGCGGCTCCGCAGACTGTGAATCAGTTCGATACAGTTCCGGTGCTGCTGACTGTGGTAGCGCCGCAGCCTTGCACGTTCACGTTGAACCCATCCAGTACCACGGTCGTTGCCGCTGGTATTACAGGGAGTTTCAACGTCTCAACCGGGGCATCCTGCAAGTGGACGGCTTCTGTTTCCGATTCTTCGTTCATTTCGATTAGCACAGGCTGTGGGCTAGGTCATACCTGCACAACTTACAGCGGTTCCGGATCGGGAACGCTGAGCTACAAGATCGCCCAGAATCTGGGAGCATCGCCGCGGTCTGGATCGATCACGGTAAACGGCGCTGTGTATAACATCACGCAGTTTGGAACTGGAGGCAGTTGTGCCTACGCGGTAAATCCCACCAGCTTGCTGGTTTCCGCAGGAATGACCACTGTTCCGGTAACAGTGAAGACCTCAGATCAGACGTGCCAATGGACCGCTTCGGGACTGGGAGCGCCTGCGACGACATTCACAGGCAATGGTTCGGTGAATCTGACGATCCCGGCCAACGCAACTGCATCAACCGTAGTGCTGAATGCAACGGTTGCCGGACAAACGTTTACCGCTACCCAGACTGGCGCGAATTGCACAATTGCGCTAGATGCCTCGGACGCTTCATGGCCCGCGAATGGCGGTTCCGGAGCGGTGATCGTGAACACGCTGGCGGGATGTTCGTACTCGACTGTGACTGGACCAAGTTGGATTACGGTCAACTCCGGTGGGTCCGGCTCCGGTTCGGGAACGCTGCTGTACAGCGTCGATCCGAACTCGACGACTCAGCCGCGCATCGGCGCACTAACGATCGGCGGCGCGATATTCCAGATTAACCAGCAAGCACTCGCTTGCAGCGTGAGTCTCGACACCTCACAGTTGGGCTCGCCATTCGGATCGGGCGGCGGTCCGGGGGCGATTGGGGTTACGACGAACGGCGCGAGCTGCTCGTGGTCGGCGAAGGCGGCTGATCCATGGGTGCTGATTGCTCCGAGCTTCGGAACCGGAACGGGCACGATCAGTGTGACGATCGGCTCCAATGCTTCCTCCAGCACCGGCAGGTCGAGCTCGATCACGATCAACGGTCAGAGCGTGAACGTTTCGCAAGCGGGCACGACTTGCAGCTATGCATTGCAATCGGCGAATGGCAATGTGCCGGCTGCAGGTGGCAATGGCCTGGTTGGCGTGATCGCGCCTGCGGCCTGTTCATGGACCTCGTCGACCAACGATCCGAGCTGGCTGACGATTTCCTCTTCTGGAACTGGCGGAAATGGCGACGTGCAGTTCGTGGCGCAGCGCAACACCAGCTCCACGCCTCGATCCGGATCGCTGACCATTGCTGGGCTCGGCTATATGGTCTCGCAGGATGGAGCTCCGTGCTCGTACACGCTGGGAACGAAGTCGACGAATGTATCTTCCTCCGGCCTGAACGGAGCGACGTTCCCCTTCTCGACAGCCGCTTCTGGGTGCTCACCGAATGCGGTGTCCTACTCCAACTGGATCACCGCCTCAACCTCCTTCTCAGGAAGTTCAGGCATGGTGACCTTCAACGTGACGCCGAACTTCTCGGGAATGAATCGGCAGGGGACGATTCAGCTCGGAGACCAGGGGTTTACGGTTACCGAGAACGCCGCGGCTTGCGCCTACAGCCTCAACTCATATGGCGAGGTGTTCAGCCATTTAGGCGGCGCCGACCAGGTGCTGGGCTCACCCAATGCCTTGGGGTGCACTCCGGTGACCGGCACCGATCAGCCGAGCTTCATCACTCTGGCACCCTTGGTTGGCCCCGTGAACAACATCTTTACGCAGCCATTCCAGGTAACGCCGTTCAATGCAGCGCTGCCGGTCCTGCGATTTGGCACAATCACGTTTGGCGGACAGATTTTTGCCATTAAGCAGACTTCATGGTGAAACTGCGGATGCGAGAACAACTCCAGAGGACGAGAATGCAGAGATCCAGCGCGGTTGGGATAGTAATCTTGCGCGTTGCGGGGTTGGCGCTTCTGGTGTCGGCGACGCTGGGCTGGGCAAGTACGACGCGCGGGCCCGACGGCGGCGGATATGCGGCCACTGACTCCGTGGTGTACAGCTTTATCGACATCTCCTCCGGCGGATCGGGAACGAGTGTGCTGACTGGAACGGATGATGGAAGCGTGCCGCTCACCTTGCCGTTCCCATTTCAGTTCTATGGCCAGAACTACAGCATGGTCTGCGTGAGCTCGAATGGCGCTCTCTATTTCATCGCCGGCGTCGGCCTATGCGGCAGCGCTGCCAACGATTTCGCTAATACCGACCTGACCGTGGCTCCGCCTCCGAACGATCCTCCGGCACTGCTTCCGTTCTGGAGCGATCTCAGCTTCGCCGTTCCCGGATCCGGTTCGGTGATTTATCAGACACTCGGAGCAGCCGGCGCTCGCAGGTTTGTGGTGCAGTGGAACAACGCCTATCCGCAGGGCTCGCAGAACCCGGTTACCTTTGAAACTGTGCTGTTCGAATCTGGGAATAAGATTCTCTTCCAGTATCAGAACGTCGAACTTGGGGCTGGCGATCCCAACACGCAGGCTGGACGAGCGACTATCGGCATTCACAATTCCGGCGGCCTACAGAGCGGGCAGCAGCTTCCCTGGAGCTATGACGCTCGCGTGCTGGCAAACAGCACGGCGCTGCAGTTCTCGAACCAGCCGACGATCGTGGCGACAACCACCACGCTCGCTTCTTCACAACAGCCTTCAATCCTTGGCCAGTCCGTTGCGTTCACCGCGACTGTGACTCCGGCCGGCGCCGGCACGCCGACCGGGACAGTTACGTTCAAGGAAGGAGCTGCAACGCTTGGAAGCAGCGCGCTATCTGGAGGACAGGCAGCGTTGGCAACTGCTGCCCTGGCTGTCGGATCACATTTGATAATGGCCGCTTACGGCGGCGACACGAACTTCAGCGCGAGCACTTCGGCAGCTTTCACGCAGAATGTCAGTTACAACATCTGCCTGCTTTACGATCCAACGAAATCAAAGAACAGTGGAGCGGCATTCCCGATCAAGCTTCAGCTTTGCGATGGCGGCGGAAGGAATCTCTCGTCTCCGGGAATCGTTCTGCACGCGGCTGGGATTACGGCGGTCTCCGGATTCTCGGGCGCCGCTGATGCTGAAGCCAACGCCAATCCGGATAACGATTTCCGCTTCGACAGCACGCTAGGATCAACGGGAGGATACATCTTCAATCTGAGCACGAACGGATTGCGCGCGGGAACTTACAGCTTGCAGTTCACGGTTACCGGCGATCCGGTTATGCACTCAGTTACGTTTGGTGTGAAATAGCGGCGAAAGATTGAACACGGAGGTCACGGAGGAGACAGAGAAGAAAGTAAAACCAACACTTCGTTATAAGCCCCTGCCCGTGGAGAACGCCATGAAGCTTGATCAGCCGAGCCAAACCTCTGTGACCTCCGCGATCTCCGTGTTCAGCTTTCGGCCGGAACGTTATGGTTCGTGTATCTCTACTCTTCTTCGCTCCCCAACAGCTTGCAGTTTACGGTCACCGGCGATCCGGTTATGCACTCAGTTACGTTTGGTGTGAAATAGCGGGGAAAAATTGAACACGGAGGTCATGGAGGAGAGGAGAAAGTAAGACCAACACTTCGTTATAAGCCCCTGCCGGTGGAGAACGCGATGAAGCTTGATCAGCCGAGCCAAACCTCTGTGACCTCCGTGCCCTCCGTGTTCAGCTTTCCGGCCGGAACGTTATAGTTCGTGTATCTCTACTCTTCTTCGCTGCTTAGCTTTGCGATCACGGAAAAATCTTCCAGTGTGGTGACATCGCCTTTCACTTCGCCTGTGCCGGCGAGTTCGCGGAGAAGGCGGCGCATGATTTTGCCGCTTCTCGTTTTGGGAAGCGTGTCGGTGAAGCGAATATCGTCCGGACGCGCGAGCGCTCCGATTTCTTTGACAACCCACTTGCGCAGCTCGTCCTTCATCTCTGGAGTGGGCTTGTGGCCGGATTCCAGTGTCACAAACGCGGCGATGGCCTGACCCTTGAGATCGTCAGGACGGCCGACTACCGCAGCTTCCGCGACTTTGGGGTGTGCGACCAAAGCTGATTCGATCTCCATGGTGCCGAGCCGATGTCCGGCAACATTGATCACGTCGTCCACGCGGCCCATCATCCAGTAGTAGCCGTCTTCGTCTTTGCGCGCGCCGTCGCCGGTGAAGTACATGCCGGGAATGTCGGACCAGTATTGCTTCACGAAGCGATCAGGATCGTTGAAGATGGTTCGCGCCATCGCCGGCCACGGTTTGCGCAACACGAGCAGGCCGCCGGAGCCCTTGGGCACGGATTCGCCTGCACGCGTTACCACATCGGGAAAGACTCCGGGCAGCGGGACTGTTGCTGATCCCGGCTTTGTGGGCACGGCGCCGGGAAGCGGCGAGATCATGATCATTCCCGTTTCGGTCTGCCACCAGGTATCGACAATGGGGCAGCGGTTCTTGCCGATCATGTCGCGGTACCACATCCAGGCTTCGGGATTGATGGGCTCGCCGACGGTGCCGAGCAGGCGCAGGCTGTCGAGTTTGTGGCGCTTGGGATATTCGCTGCCCCACTTGATAAAGGCGCGAATGGCAGTGGGCGCGGTATAGAAGATCGTGACTTTGTGGCGGTCGATCATCTGCCAGAAGCGGTCGAAGTCTGGATGATTGGGCGCGCCTTCATACATCAGTACCGTCGCGCCGTTCTGCAGTGGCCCATAGACGATGTAGGAATGGCCGGTCACCCATCCGATATCGGCGGTACACCAGAAGATGTCCTCGTCGCGGAGGTCGAAGACCATCTTTGTGGTGTAGTACACGCCGACGGCATACCCAGCAGTGGTATGAACGATGCCCTTCGGCTTTCCTGTCGTGCCCGAGGTATAAAGAATAAAGAGCGGATCTTCAGAGTCGAGCGCTTCGGCGGGGCAGTTGTCAGAGGCTTTATCGACCACTTCGTGCCACCAGTGATCGCGTCCTTTCTTCATCTCAACCGCCGATCCGGTGCGGCGATATACCAATACACCGCGGCGATATCCGCTGTCCTGCGTGATGACGGCGATGCATTGCGCGTCGTTGATGCGGTCGACGAGAGCGTTCGCGGAGAATCCGCCGAAGATCACTGAATGCACGGCGCCAATACGCGCGCAGGCCAGCAGCGCAATCGCTAGCTCCGGCGTCATGCCCATGTAGATGGCGACGCGATCGCCCGGCTTGATTCCCATTGCTTTCAGCGCATTCGCGCACTTCGAGACTTCGCGCAGAAGCTGCTGATACGTGAAGGTGCGAACCTCTCCGGGCTCCCCTTCCCAGAGGATGGCGGTTTTGTCCTTGCGTGCGGTCTGAACGTGGCGGTCGAGGCAGTTGTAGGAGAGATTGATCTTGCCGTTGAGAAACCACTTTGCCCAGGGCAAGTCCCATTCCAGAACTTTGTTCCATTTCTGGAACCAGTGCAGCTCGCCGGCTACGTTGGCCCAGAACTTTTCGGGATCGGCCGCTGAGGCGTCATAGAGCTTCTGGTACTCGGCCATGCTCTTGATGCGAGCATGCTGGCTGAACTCCGCCGGCGGATCGAACTTGCGCGCTTCGCGGAGGACGGACTGGATGTCTTGCTGAGCCACCTGGGTCTCCGGCATGAGTCACCTGTTTAGGAAGTGTGCTTGCGGCGGGATGATTTTAATTGAGGCGGGAGGGATTTTCATTTTATTGGCCGATCTCATTTTATTGGCCAACCGCGATCCAATATCCGCTTCACGATATCCCTCTTAAGACTGTCATCCTGAGGCCAGGTTTTGGCCGAAGGATCTCCCGCGATGCGTCGGACTTGATTGTCGCCAGTAAGGCACTCTCACGAGGAGCCCGGAATTTTGAGTTTTTGTCTTGAAGCCTCAATGGCGTCGGCTTCTGCTTTGGACTGTCTCGGGAAAAGAATCTGTCGGCCCCAATCTTCACTCAGATCTTGCCAGCGCGGATTAGCCGACTCAATCAACGCGATTTTCTTGGCCCGAGTCCAGCGCTTTAGTTCTTTCTCACGACCAATTGCGCGAAAAACGTTGTCGTAGCGCTCAAAGTACACGAGATAGTGACAGTTGTATTTCTTGGTAAAGCCTTCGAACGTGCCGTTCTTGTGCTGCCAAATTCGATGTTGCAGGTCGCTCGTCATGCCGATATAGAGCACTCGCGTGCGGCTGCACACGATGTAGACGGAGTAGCAGTGTTCCTTCACGTCGCGGTATTGTACGCAATTCTGGCCGAAGTGCCACGAGGCGGCAGTTCAGTCCGATGCATCGCGGGAGATCCTTCGGCCAAAAGAGGGCCTCAGGATGACAGTTTTAGATATGGTTTCTTCCCACAGCCGAGGGCGGCTGTGCCACACAAGTCTTCATCAGGCGTTGCGCCGCCACGCGCTCAGCATCCTTGCTGTGGGAAGCAACAACACCAGTCCAAACAGAGGGAGCAGCAATCCGGCTCGAGGGTCGCCCATCTTCTCTCCGATAAGGCCCATAGCGCTGGGCAGTGTTGCGGCGCCGATGCCGGCGAAGGCGAAGCACACGGTGCATGCTGGACGTTGTGGGCCAATCAACTCTGATACGCGTGAGATCAGCAGCGGGAATCCGGGACCGACTCCCAGGCCGGCGATAGCGCATGCGACGAGGATCGTTGCGGCGTGCGCGGCAAAGTAGAAGGCAAGGACTCCGGCTGCCGCAGTAATAATTGAGGCAAAGAGCAGCCATGTCTCGGAGATGCGTCGGAGGACAACCGGGGCGAGCGCTCTGCCTGCGAGAAAGAACGCCCAGAAAGCTTCATTAGCGTTGCTGGCGCGGAAGGCATCGGCGAAGCTGGGTAGAGCCAGAGTCGCGGCCCAGCCCGCAACTGCATTCTCGACACCGCAGAACAAGAACATGGAGGCGGCGATCAGTGGAGCGACGATCCAGAGGCGAACTGGCGCGCTGACGGGCATTTCCCCGGTTGGAGCTGCCGCGCTCTTTGGCGGCATCTGCCAGATTGCAGAGCCCGCGAGTCCTAGAGCTACTAACGCGGCCAACGCTATGAAAAACCCAGAGAGGCTGTGAGTGAGGCGTAGCAGGAGAGGTCCACTGATGGCGCCAACGCCCCAGGCGAAATTGAGCAGCGAGACTGATGCGGCGCGTCGCGTGCGATTGGCTTCGGCCACCGCCAGGTTGGTCGCGGGCAGAGCGAAGCCGAGTCCTACCCCATAGCACGCGACGGCGGCTCTTCCGAGGTTCCAGTCAGCCCAAATCAATCCGGCTACACCCAAGAGGCAAAGCGCAACCCCAAACACGACACCCAAACGAAAGCTCCGCTTCGAGAGCATCGCTCCGCTGAGCAATGTGCCGGCTGTCGACGGAATGAATTGCCAGAAAAATAATGTGCCAAGCTGCGCGGTCGTCACCGGCCAGCGCTTCAAGAGGAGAGGAAACGTGGGGCCAAGCAACGTGGTAACGATTCCAAGAACAATGAAGAGCGCGCAGGCGAAGAGAGTGAAGGAAGCTGCGCTGCGCGCGCTGAAGCCGGAAGGACGGAGCTTCGGAGTGCGGGGTACGGTCTCGAGTGCGGGAGAAACCATCAGTTGAATTGTGGCACAGATGAATTGTGGCACAGCCTAAAATGTGGCACAGCCGCCCTCGGCTGTGGCTTTGGACTTTGCTTCTTAAGCCGCGAGTCACGCTATGGATTCCAGTGCACAGCGCGCTGCCTTGTGGCAGTCTTGTACACTTCATGTACCGCCGAAACCTGCCACATTTCCAGGTAGACGACACTCCGGTTTTCGTCACGTTCCGCACTTACAAAGATTTCGTCCTTCCTCCTGAAGCGCGAGATCTCGCATACCAGCACTGCTTGCACGATCACATGGTGCTGGTTCACATGCACTCTTTTGTGATCATGCCCACGCATGTGCACTTGTTATTCACGCCTTTACGAGATAAAGACGGTCAATCTTTTCGTCTTGCAAAAATCATGAACGGAATCAAAGGACCTCGATGCTGGCTTGTGCAAATACCCTGAAGATTATCGATGGCTGTGGAGAGAGTAAGGGCCAAGCACAAAAGTCAAAAGCCACAGCCGGGGGCGGCTGTGCCACAAAATTCAGCTGTGCCACAATTCCAAATAGGGCATCGGGCCTTTACCGCTCTCTGCGCGCCGCGGCTTGTCCTATCTCTCCCAAACCTTCCAAACTCTCAATCGGCGGCGCGGCGGTTGATTCGCGCACGATCAGCTCCGGTTCTACTGCGATCACTTTGTGATATTCGGTGCCGCGGATTCGTTTGAGCAGCGTCTCGGCGGCGAGTTCGCCCATGCGGCGCAGTGGCTGGCGGATCGTGGTGAGGCGTGGGTTTTGAAAAGCGGCGTTCTGGATGTCATCGAAGCCAATCACAGAGACATCGCCCGGCACCTTCATTCCCGAATCGAGAAGAGCGCGAATGGCGCCGATGGCTGAAATATCGTTGAAGGCGAATAGCGCGGTGAAGTGGCGATGCTTGGCCAGCAGCGATTTCGTTACGTCGTAGCCTGGCTCCGGCGTGGGTGAATCCACCTGAAGCTGCGTGACCAGATCGGGATCGATTTGCAGCCCCAGCTTGCGGGCAGCGCCGCGAATTGAAGACCAGCGGGTTTCGGTGTCGGAGCTGAAGGGCTGGCCTTTGATGAAGGCGATGCGGCGGTGGCCGAGTTGCAGAAGATGTTCGAGGGCCAGCAGAGCGGCGCGGCGATGATCGAGCACGACGTTAGTGATCCCGGGCATGCGGCGATGGCCGGAGACGACCGCCGTCGGAACCTGCGGGATAAAGGGCAGCTCGGTGGTATCGACTGCAATGATGCCCTCGACCAGTCGATCCATGAAGAGCCGAGGATATTGCTCAAGCAGGTGCGTCTTATGGCGATGGCTGACGACAAAATAAAAGTAGCCGGCCTGGAGCAAATAGTCCTCGATCCCGGCCAGCACTAATGCCGCATAGCCCTCGCTTATCTCGGGTACGAGGACGCCGATCGTGAATGTCTGCTGCTTACGCAGGGAGCGCGCGACGAAATTAGGACGATAGTTGAATTTGGCGGCGGCCGCGAGGATTCGCTTTCTTGTCTTTTCGGGAAAACGCGCGGCCTTGGGAGTTGAGTTCAGCACCATCGAAACTGCGGCGGGGGAGAGCTTCAGGTATTGGGCGAGGCTGCTGATGGTTACGGGCGCGTTCTCGCGGTGCTTAGCGGTTCGTCGCGCTTTGTTTTGGCATTTCATGTGTAGGACCGGTGCGAGTCACTGCTCAATTTGTCAGGCCTGTCATCCTGAGGCCCGATGTTGGCCGAATGATCTCCCGGAAGTCGGACTCGATTGTCACATCCTGACTCTTAGGCCAGCGATTATCGTGTAAGAGCCGGGACGCAGCAATTACGTTCTACAGATCGCGGGAGATCCTTCGGCCAACATCGGGCTTCAGGATGACAATCGTTAGGGGGTAGTTCCATTGTGGACACTGTTGTAATGTTTACAAAATTGTGTCCAGCAGATTTCTGCACCGCTGCATTAGGCCAGATTCCATCCTGAAACGCCAGCCCGGACTTCCTTTGCAAACTTGACTTCGATCGTGCTCCGGTGCTAAAGATTGCCAGTTTCGGTTAATCGTTTAACCAAAAACGCAGGTAATTCCTAATAGGAACCTGATCGGCTGAATTCACCACGCGTCCTTCGGAGGTTGAGAATGTCCCACTTGCGTGCGTTCTTGCTGGCTGCAATTTCTCTTTGTATTTCCACCCCTGCTTTTGCGCAGTTCAATGGCTCAATTCAGGGAACCATTACCGATCCTTCGCAAGCTGTGATTCCAGGCGCCACTGTAGACGCCGTCAATCAGGCGACAGGAGTCACCTCGACGGCGACTAGTAGTAACGCGGGTTTCTATCGAATCGATCACTTGCAACCCGGAACCTACATGGTCACAGTTACAGCTCCGTCTTTCAGCAGGGGTGTGAGCAATAACGTTCAGGTATTGGCGGAAACTCCGCGCGGCTTGAATATCACATTGCAGGCTGGACCGGCGGCGGAGCAAATCACCGTCACAGCTGGGGACGAGCAGTTACAGACTGAAACCGCAAACAATCAGAGCACGATCACAACGCAACAGGTGCTGCAGATTCCCCAGGCAGGACGGAATCCTTACGAATTGTTGCGCACGGTACCTGGTGTATTTGGAGAAGGTGCGCGCAATGGCGCCGGCCAGGCGGTCTTTCTTCCGGGGCAGGGACAGGGTCCCGGTGGAACCAACAATCAGATTTTCCAAACCGAAAATCAAACCCAGGCGATTTCAAACGGCCAGCGTGTCGATGCCAATAATTATCTGGTCGACGGCGTGAGCGTGAACAGTCTCAACTGGGGCGGAGCAGCGGTAATCACTCCCGGTCAGGAATCCGTATCCGAAATCACGGTGGTAGCCGCCAGCTACGATGCGCAGGACGGGCGTAATTCCGGCATTGTGGTTAAAAGCGTTTCCAAAAGTGGAACGAATAAGCTGCATGGAAGCGGCGTAATCCTGTTTCAGGACCCGGGCCTGAACGCTTTCAACAAATTCTACGGTCCAACACCCGCTGCGGGGGCGAAACCGCTCACCTGTGTCAGCGGCTCGAATACATTCACGCTTCTTGCCAGCTCTTGCCCGCAGCGTGACCTGGAAAAGTATCGCCAATTCGCTGGAAGCGTCGGCGGACCAGTTATTAAAGACCACCTCTTCTGGTTCTTCTCCTACGAAGGCGTACGCCTGCACAACACCAGTTTGCTGCGCTCGCAGAAGCTGGAAACGCCTCAGTTCGAACAATATGTAATCAAGACAAATCCCAACAGCATTGCAGCAAAGATCTTTCAGACATCAGGAGTAGCGCCGCGCATCACTAATACTTCCACGGTTTGCTCCGCCACCACGACGACGAACTGCGTGCTCGACTGCTGCTCTCTCGATGGCCGGGCTCTCGGCACGTGGTACCAACCAGGCATTGCGGTTGGTCAAGCGATCGGCAATGGACCAGATGGCATTCCCGATTGGGGCGTTTTCGATGCCAGTGTTCCCAACAGCTCGACAGGAAATCAGTACAACGGACGCCTCGACTACACGTCGG
Coding sequences within:
- the acs gene encoding acetate--CoA ligase — protein: MPETQVAQQDIQSVLREARKFDPPAEFSQHARIKSMAEYQKLYDASAADPEKFWANVAGELHWFQKWNKVLEWDLPWAKWFLNGKINLSYNCLDRHVQTARKDKTAILWEGEPGEVRTFTYQQLLREVSKCANALKAMGIKPGDRVAIYMGMTPELAIALLACARIGAVHSVIFGGFSANALVDRINDAQCIAVITQDSGYRRGVLVYRRTGSAVEMKKGRDHWWHEVVDKASDNCPAEALDSEDPLFILYTSGTTGKPKGIVHTTAGYAVGVYYTTKMVFDLRDEDIFWCTADIGWVTGHSYIVYGPLQNGATVLMYEGAPNHPDFDRFWQMIDRHKVTIFYTAPTAIRAFIKWGSEYPKRHKLDSLRLLGTVGEPINPEAWMWYRDMIGKNRCPIVDTWWQTETGMIMISPLPGAVPTKPGSATVPLPGVFPDVVTRAGESVPKGSGGLLVLRKPWPAMARTIFNDPDRFVKQYWSDIPGMYFTGDGARKDEDGYYWMMGRVDDVINVAGHRLGTMEIESALVAHPKVAEAAVVGRPDDLKGQAIAAFVTLESGHKPTPEMKDELRKWVVKEIGALARPDDIRFTDTLPKTRSGKIMRRLLRELAGTGEVKGDVTTLEDFSVIAKLSSEEE
- a CDS encoding excinuclease ABC subunit C → MKEHCYSVYIVCSRTRVLYIGMTSDLQHRIWQHKNGTFEGFTKKYNCHYLVYFERYDNVFRAIGREKELKRWTRAKKIALIESANPRWQDLSEDWGRQILFPRQSKAEADAIEASRQKLKIPGSS
- a CDS encoding LacI family transcriptional regulator — translated: MKCQNKARRTAKHRENAPVTISSLAQYLKLSPAAVSMVLNSTPKAARFPEKTRKRILAAAAKFNYRPNFVARSLRKQQTFTIGVLVPEISEGYAALVLAGIEDYLLQAGYFYFVVSHRHKTHLLEQYPRLFMDRLVEGIIAVDTTELPFIPQVPTAVVSGHRRMPGITNVVLDHRRAALLALEHLLQLGHRRIAFIKGQPFSSDTETRWSSIRGAARKLGLQIDPDLVTQLQVDSPTPEPGYDVTKSLLAKHRHFTALFAFNDISAIGAIRALLDSGMKVPGDVSVIGFDDIQNAAFQNPRLTTIRQPLRRMGELAAETLLKRIRGTEYHKVIAVEPELIVRESTAAPPIESLEGLGEIGQAAARRER